GATGTACCAGGGAACAGATCGAAGGGAAGAAGAGCTTCAACGTCAGCCGTCAACGCAAAGTGAAACTCAAACTGGCTACCAGCTGGCCGGCCAACTTCCCGATCATGGGGACGGGTGTCGACCGTTTCGCCGAAAAGGTCAAGACGATGAGCGGCGGATCGCTGGAGATCAAGGTCTACCCCAAAAACATCCTCGTCCCCGCCCTCGCCGTCTTCGATGCGACCAGCAGCGGACAGATCGACGCGTTCCATTCGGGCCCCTACTACTGGAAAGGGAAAAATCCCGCCTTCGCCCTTTTCAGCGGCCTGCCTTTGGGCATGGTCGCATCGGAACTGAAGTGCTGGATGGATTACGGCGGGGGGTACGAGCTGTGGCGGGAACTTTACGCAAAATACAATCTCCATCCGTTTGTCGGCGGCAACACCGGTGTTCAGATGGGTGGATGGTTCCGTAAACCGATCGAATCGCTTGATGACCTCAAAGGGCTGAAGATGCGCATTCCTGGCCTAGGAGGCGAGGTCATGGCGAAACTGGGCGTCAATCCCATCCTGCTGCCCGCCGGCGAAATCTACACGTCGCTCGAGCGGGGCACGATCGATGCGACCGAATGGGTCGGTCCCGCGCTGGATATCCGCATGGGATTTTACAAAGTCGCCCGCTACTACTACACGGGATGGCACGAGCCCGGCTCGATTCTGGAGTTGACCTTCAACAAGGCCCGCTTCGATTCGCTCGGCGACGAGCACAAAGCCATCATCCGATATGCGGCCGAAGCGATGACGACGGAGATGTACCATGAGTTCATGGATGAGAACGCCAAAGCGTTGAAAAAGCTCAAAGAGGTGCATGTAGAGATCAGGGATTTTCCGCCGGATATCATCGAGGCGGCCAAAAAAGCGCTGATGCAGGTCGTGGAGGAGCAGAGCGCCAAAAGCGGCGATTTCAAACGGGTCTTCGCATCGATGGACGCCTATGAGAGAGTGATCAGGCCCTGGACCGATATCAGCGAAGCGAAGTATCTCTCTATTCGCTGAAAGGAAACCCCTCTCTCAGCTGTTTCTCCAGCGCCTGCGTGGCTTTCTGCAGCGCCCGCATACCGCTTTTGGAAGAGGTTCCTGTCACCACGTAGTGTCTCTTTTCGATCACATGCCGGTGTGGCTCCCGCAGTTTCAGATCGATGGATGCACTCAACATGTGCGTATCGGCGCTGCTGTGATGATCGAGCACTCCTTCCACGAGGATGCAGATGGTGTCTTTTTTCACACCGTCTGAGGTCACGACCGGGTAGTTCTCTTTTGTCAGGGCTTTTTCGACCGCTTCGGAGAAGAGCTCCAGGGCAGGCGTTTCCGCCGGTTCGATACAGAAACTCAATCGTTTTTTGAGCGACCTCTCCATACGGTCGAAATAGGGCAAGGCCTCTTCGACACGGCTCGTTATGTTTTTCGAAAACGGTTCGATCGCCGAAGCGACCAGGTAGTCCGGAAGCAATTCCCTTATCTTCTTTTTCGCCTCATTCAGGGTCTTGTAGCGGACAAGAATATTCGACGTACGGACCGCATGCCAGCGCTCTTCGATCGGTACCAGTCTGCGAATCACCTTTCGCTTCAGAGGTTTGGCCAGGTCGGCGCGTCCGGCGCCTACAAGTACAATGTATCCTTCGGGCCTTCTTTCGCTTTTCAACATTTTAATATCTTTGACATGGAATTTTTCCAGTCGTCGATGAAGCGTCCTGGTCTGACTTTCTGTCAAATACCTTTTCACTCTCTTCTCATGAATGCGGCACCGAGCGAGCAGGTCATCGCTTATCCGTTCGTTCAGATCTTTCCGTGCCGCTTCTGCTGCCGCGTCCGGCGTCGTTCCCCTGCCTATGCCGTAAAAGAGAGTATCGCTGTTTTCAGGAGGATGGGTATACCACCCGGGCATCGCATC
This genomic interval from Hydrogenimonas urashimensis contains the following:
- a CDS encoding TRAP transporter substrate-binding protein, which encodes MKRRDFLKTAAVAGAAATFSGCTREQIEGKKSFNVSRQRKVKLKLATSWPANFPIMGTGVDRFAEKVKTMSGGSLEIKVYPKNILVPALAVFDATSSGQIDAFHSGPYYWKGKNPAFALFSGLPLGMVASELKCWMDYGGGYELWRELYAKYNLHPFVGGNTGVQMGGWFRKPIESLDDLKGLKMRIPGLGGEVMAKLGVNPILLPAGEIYTSLERGTIDATEWVGPALDIRMGFYKVARYYYTGWHEPGSILELTFNKARFDSLGDEHKAIIRYAAEAMTTEMYHEFMDENAKALKKLKEVHVEIRDFPPDIIEAAKKALMQVVEEQSAKSGDFKRVFASMDAYERVIRPWTDISEAKYLSIR
- a CDS encoding LPP20 family lipoprotein; this encodes MTKIFFWPLIFFLFLAGCSQKEIQKDADIPQQKEVDAMPGWYTHPPENSDTLFYGIGRGTTPDAAAEAARKDLNERISDDLLARCRIHEKRVKRYLTESQTRTLHRRLEKFHVKDIKMLKSERRPEGYIVLVGAGRADLAKPLKRKVIRRLVPIEERWHAVRTSNILVRYKTLNEAKKKIRELLPDYLVASAIEPFSKNITSRVEEALPYFDRMERSLKKRLSFCIEPAETPALELFSEAVEKALTKENYPVVTSDGVKKDTICILVEGVLDHHSSADTHMLSASIDLKLREPHRHVIEKRHYVVTGTSSKSGMRALQKATQALEKQLREGFPFSE